The window TCGTCGACGACGCCAACGAGGGGGAGGAGCGTGTCGTCGCCCGCGTGCGACGGACCGTCACGCCCATCGGGCTGCTCCTGATGGACCAGAGCGTCGTCAGCGGCATCGGGAATGTGTACCGGGCCGAGCTGCTCTTCCGTGCCAGGCTCAACCCGCACACCCCGGGCAGGGAGGTTCCCGTGCAGACGGTGCGCGAGATCTGGCAGGACTGGTCACGGCTTCTGCGCATCGGCGTCGAGACCGGACAGATGATGACGCGGGACGACCTGAGCGCGAAGGAGCGGCGCAGCGCCATGGCGCGCAGGGAGCACCGGCACTGGGTCTACGGTCGTGCGGGGCTTCCGTGCCGTGTCTGCGGCACCTCGGTCGTCGTGGAGGAGGCGGCGTCGCGGAAGCTCTACTGGTGCCCGTCCTGCCAGGCGTGAGCTGATCCTAGGCTGGGAGGATGCGTCAGAACCCGAGCTTCGCGATGACGGATGTGACGGAGCTGCGTCGCCTCGTCGATCTCCATCCCTGGGCGACGATCGTCAGTGCCACCGAACAGGGACTGGTCGCCTCCCACTACGTCGTGCTCCTCGACGACGACCGCGACGACCTCACGATCGTGGGCCACGTCGGCAAGCCGGATGACCTCATCCACGGTCTCGGCACGCGCGAGCTGCTCGTCGTGATCCAGGGCCCCCACGGCTACGTCTCACCGGGGTGGTACGGCGACGTGCCGGCGGTCCCGACGTGGAACTTCGCCGCCGTCCACCTCTCGGGGGTGCCCGAGATCCTTGACGCGCAGGAGAACCTGCGGGTCCTCGATCGCGTGGTGGCCCGCTTCGAGTCGGCGATGCCCGAGCCCCGCCTGATGTGGGAGCGGCCCAACGACGCCGCGTTCGTCGAACGGCTCGAGAGGGGGACGGTCGGGTTCCGCCTGACGCCCACCCGCATCGTGGCCAAGCGCAAGCTCAGCCAGAACAAGCCGGCCGACGTCGTCCGGGCCGTGATCGACGGCCTCGCCGAGGAGGGCCCCCACCACAACCCCGCCCTGGCAGCCGAGATGGAGAGGGCGCTGATCGCGAGGGCGGACGCGGGGAGCACCGCGTGAACGTCGGAGAGCACGTCGCCGTCATCCGGGGCGCTCGCGTCCGAGGCCCCGGCCGCGCACTCCTCCCGGTCGTCGACGACGGAGACCGGGTGGATGTGTTCCTCGCCGACGGCGCGATCGTCGACATCGCCCCCTCCGGCGTCGTCCGGCCGGTCGGGCCGGTGCTCGAGGCTGATGGACGATTCCTCATCCCGGGACTCTGGGACCACCATGTGCACGTGACGCAGTGGGCTCTCGCCGCCGAACGGGTCTCGGTCGTCGACGCGACGACGGCCGTCGAGGCGGCGCGGCGGCTGGCCCAGGCTCCCGTCCTCGGCGACGGGAGGCGGGTCGGCGTCGGTTTCCGAGACGCCCTGTGGCCCGACCGTCCGAGCGTGGCGCTGCTGGACGCGCACACCGGCGACGTCCCCACCTATCTCATCAACGCCGACGTCCACAGCGTGTGGCTGAACTCCGCCGCACTCCGGCGCGAATCGCTGTCGGCCGACGACAGCGGCATCCTGCGCGAAGCCCCCGCGTTCGAGGTGTCGCGCCGCCTCAACGCCGTCCCCGCCGCCCACGCCGATGACCTCGTCGAGAGGATGGCCCGCCGCGCGGCCGCCCGCGGGGTCGTGGGTCTGGTGGATCTCGACATGGCCTGGAACGAGGAGGCATGGACCCGCCGCGCAGAACGGGGATTCGACACGCTACGGGTGTCGTTCGGCATCTACCCGGAGCATCTCGATCGTGCGATCGCCCAAGGTCTTCGCACCGGGGATCCGCTTGGCGGGGATTCCGATCTCCTCCGCGTCGGACCGCTCAAAGTGATCACCGACGGCTCGCTCGGCACCCGGACCGCGGCCTGCTCCCACCCCTACGCAGGCTCCGCCGACGATCGGGGACTGCTCACGGTCCAGCCGGGTGAGCTGGTCGAGATGATGACACGGGCGACCGCGGCCGGGCTGTCGTGCGCCATCCACGCCATCGGAGATGTCGCGAACTCCCACGCCCTGGACGCGTTCGCGCTCACCGGCGCCACCGGCACGATCGAGCACGCGCAGCTGGTGGGCGCGTCGGACATCCCTCGATTCGCCCGTCTCGGCGTCGGTGCGAGCGTCCAGCCCGAGCACGCCGTCGATGATCGCGACATGACCGATGAGATCTGGGCCGCGCAGACCGCGACCCCCTATCCGCTCCGCGCCCTCGCCGACGCCGGCGCCACCCTGCTGTTCGGGTCGGATGCCCCGGTCTCGCCGTTGGACCCGTGGGCGGCGCTCGCGGCGGCCGTCCACCGGACGCGGGGAGGCCGGCCGGCGTGGCGCCCCGAGCAGGCACTGGATCCGGAGACGGCGCTGGCGGCGTCGACGCGCGGCGGGTCGACCGATCCGACAGCGGTCCGCCCCGGCGCTCCGGCCGACCTCGTCCTGTGCGAGACCGATCCGCTCGTCGCGTCCGAAAGCGAGATGCGCGGGATGTCGGTAAAGGCGACACTCCTCGCGGGTCGACTCACGCACCTGGGGTGAGCACCGATCCGACGCGCTTCCTCGGACACAGCCGAAGGCCCCGACCCTCCGAAGGGGAATCGGGGCCTGTCATGCCCGTGGGATCACTCCGCGAGGTGGGCGAAGAGGAACCAGCGGTCCTTCTCGAGCGTCTGCATGATCGCCAGCGCAACGTCCTGGCTGGTGAGGTCGACCTCGTCGAGCCCCTCGATCG of the Microbacterium invictum genome contains:
- a CDS encoding FMN-binding negative transcriptional regulator, with the translated sequence MRQNPSFAMTDVTELRRLVDLHPWATIVSATEQGLVASHYVVLLDDDRDDLTIVGHVGKPDDLIHGLGTRELLVVIQGPHGYVSPGWYGDVPAVPTWNFAAVHLSGVPEILDAQENLRVLDRVVARFESAMPEPRLMWERPNDAAFVERLERGTVGFRLTPTRIVAKRKLSQNKPADVVRAVIDGLAEEGPHHNPALAAEMERALIARADAGSTA
- a CDS encoding amidohydrolase yields the protein MNVGEHVAVIRGARVRGPGRALLPVVDDGDRVDVFLADGAIVDIAPSGVVRPVGPVLEADGRFLIPGLWDHHVHVTQWALAAERVSVVDATTAVEAARRLAQAPVLGDGRRVGVGFRDALWPDRPSVALLDAHTGDVPTYLINADVHSVWLNSAALRRESLSADDSGILREAPAFEVSRRLNAVPAAHADDLVERMARRAAARGVVGLVDLDMAWNEEAWTRRAERGFDTLRVSFGIYPEHLDRAIAQGLRTGDPLGGDSDLLRVGPLKVITDGSLGTRTAACSHPYAGSADDRGLLTVQPGELVEMMTRATAAGLSCAIHAIGDVANSHALDAFALTGATGTIEHAQLVGASDIPRFARLGVGASVQPEHAVDDRDMTDEIWAAQTATPYPLRALADAGATLLFGSDAPVSPLDPWAALAAAVHRTRGGRPAWRPEQALDPETALAASTRGGSTDPTAVRPGAPADLVLCETDPLVASESEMRGMSVKATLLAGRLTHLG